ATGATGAACAGTGGTATGTACCTTCAGTAGGAATGCTTCGGCTATGTAGAATCTGTTAGTCTTCTTAACACATATCACCATGAACATAGATGTTTCATGTCTTGACACATTTGGGTTTTAAATCCTGAATTTGTTAGACCTACTAAACTGGTCAGTGGTAGGATGAAATGTGATTTCGTACTACGATTCTACTTATTTAGCGGTACTGGTTTTCTTAACACATATATCACCATGAATTTATGTCTTGACACATTTGGGTATTAAATCCCATATTTGTTAGACCTACTAAATTGGTCAGTGGTAGGATGAAATGTGATTTCATACATCGATTCTAATTATTCAGGGGTACCAGTTGGCCCTAGATTTACTTTGAGTTGATTGTTAGACAGCGCTGATAGATTATTTGATTCACCTGCAGGCCTTTATTTTCTCATCTTTCATAGGCACACGTATTTTTATCATGTTTAGGAATGTTTGTAAATAGCGTAATATCTTTCAAGTGCCTGTTCTCGCTGAAGTGAGCGTGTTTGAGGGTGACTGGGATAAACGATCTCTGAAGACAAATATGCTATTGTGGACTAACATTTGCAAGCCAATATTTGCAGATCTTGAGGCATGTGTGTGGTTGGAAGAAACACTGAAGAAATTTGACCGTATACTTGTTGTGATATCACACTCCCAAGATTTTCTGAATGGAGTATGTACGAATATCATCCACATGCAGAACAGGAAGCTTAAGCTGTACACTGGTAATTTTGACCAGTACATTCAGACACGGTCTGAACTGGAAGAGAACCAGATGAAGCAGTACAGATGGGAGCAGGATCAGATCTCCGCGATGAAGGAGTACATCGCGCGTTTCGGGCACGGGTCTGCAAAGCTGGCACGGCAGGCTCAGAGCAAGGAGAAAACGCTTGCTAAGATGGAGCGCGGTGGGCTGACAGAGAAGGTCGCAAGGGACAGGATCCTGACGTTCCGCTTCACGAACGTTGGCAAGCTCCCGCCGCCTGTGCTGCAGTTTGTGGAGGTGACGTTCGGGTACACGCCAGAGAACCTGATCTACAAGAAGCTGGACTTTGGCGTGGACCTGGACTCTCGGGTGGCGCTGGTGGGCCCGAATGGTGCGGGGAAGAGCACTCTGCTGAAGCTGATGACGGGTGAGCTTGTGCCGCTGGATGGGATGGTGCGGCGGCACAACCACCTGCGGATCGCGCAGTTCCACCAGCACCTGGCGGAGAAGCTGGACTTGGAGCTGTCGGCGCTGCAGTACATGCTGAACGAGTATCCGGGCAACGAGGAGGAGCGGATGAGGGCAGCGATTGGGCGGTTCGGGCTGTCAGGCAAGGCGCAGGTGATGCCGATGCGGAACCTGTCGGACGGGCAGCGGAGCCGGGTGATCTTCGCGTGGCTGGCTTGGCGGGAGCCGCAATTGCTGCTACTGGACGAGCCAACAAACCACCTGGACATCGAGACGATCGACTCACTGGCGGAGGCCCTGAGGGAGTGGGATGGTGGCCTGGTGCTGGTGAGCCACGACTTCCGGCTGATCAACCAGGTGGCAGAGGAGATTTGGGTGTGCGAGAATCAAGCGGTGACGCGGTGGGGAGGGGACATCATGGAGTTCAAGGAGCACCTGAGGAGCAAGTCGGGGCTGTCGGAGGACTGATGAGGGCTGTAGACTTTTGAGATGGTTCGTTTGATTGATGAATGTTGTAGCCAGTAGTATTGAGGAGAGAACATGATTACCTAGGTGTTTTTCGGAAGGAATGGATGGGGTGCATGCTATGACGGATGGTGCTGAGACACTGCTGATTATATTTATGCGTGGCACGGCACGACAGGCACCAATCAGATGCGTGTAACCTGAATATTTTGAATGTCTTATGTTTGTTATGTATGGAATATATGGCGTGTTATATTATTTATGAATAAGAAGAGGATGAAGATGGTGTGCGTCCATATGTAGTACATGTGCGAGTGGCCGAGTGCAGAAGCTGTATTGAAAAAAAACTAGCTAGTAAATTTTACTTCTGTTATTGCAATTTTGCACCATATTGTAATTAAATCATGGACCATACCTTATATTTGTTTATGTGGATTGCCAATTTAGCAGAACAACAATACTACTGTGTACTGTACTCTGGTTTATCCTGACCTTGTAAGTGTTATATTGGCCTCTTGAGGCGCAAACTTTTGATGAAAGGTTTTAAgttcgactttaaattaatacggGTCCAAACGATTATGGTGAAAGCAGCTTACAAGCAACAAAACCAGTAAGCaaacaaaaaggaaaaaaacaaaaGTCCAGCTTGCAGACATGGAAGCCCTCCATCGCCAACAAAGCACTAGGACAATGCCATACTCATGATTCATGAGCTTAGGTGAAACACACCCTTGTGTGATCCAGGATAAGCGAGCTGGTATCTGACCATCTCCCTCCATGGAGAGTGCATCCAGTGAAACAGACAAATTTATGCACTTCCGGTTATTGTGTGTGATGTTCACTATGGCCGAACTGAAGATAATGGCCAGGTGCTGATAGTGGATGCAATGGCGCTCAAATCCATGATGAACTGCCGAGTGCTTTATCTTCCTGATGGCAACTCTATTCTGAATATGATCTCCATTTGTGGGTATGTCAACATAGCCTGGAATGAGATGTATATAGAGATCCCTGGGTTCGGTTCAACTCCTGCCCGGAGAAACTATTTCAACTGGAATCATTTTAGTTGTGTGAACTTGAGGAGCAAAGTTAGTACAATCGTCACATCTTTGCAGCATTACTGTGTTCATACACAACAACTTTCAATCAATGGCAGCCTAGTAGGTGTAATAGAGCAAGCTTATCTTACGTTCTTATGCTGCACAAGTTTAACTTCGATTGATGACTCTCATGTGGAAGGTGCCGTTCCTGTGTTGTTCGGGCTGTGTCACCGGAGGTGGACGATAGCACCTTCGTTGTTGATCCTCAGATTTGACAGCGGGGACCCTTTGAGTTTGAGCTCGGTGAAGGCTATTCAATATCCACAGCTCAATCCTTACAAGCCTCAAGTGCATACGCCAGATAGACCGTTGGGAGAGTCAACCGCGGGGCATCAACTGGTATGGAGCACGTAGAAGACTCTTGGAGATTGCAACCGCAACAAGTTCGAGCCCGAGCTATCGTCGGACAAACGACCGCTGTTTGACTCCTGTTGTAGTCTTCGGTACCTTCTATACTTAGCATGGTTTTCAAGAATTTGTTATGTGCAGCTTACTATTGATAGCTCTTGCTCTTTTTAGTGCTTTGTAATCATGTACTGTGATAGTTGAAGGTTAAGATATCTTTTATGTAAAACAAAAAATTTATGCACTAGCTGCATCATGGTTTATGAGCCTTTCGATGGAAAATGAGGGTACCAGATTAAACCAGAGGTGGAACGCTGGTAAATTTTACAAAGCAATCCTTTTAATACCTTCAAATTGCAAGAAAATGCTTCCCAGTCCCAGCCTCATCGTCTTCCTCTTGCCCTCCCATGTACCGCTGCAAGTCAGATCCTTTGGCTTCCAGCACACGGAAACGACGATGAATTTCACTCAAACATAGCCAAGTGTAATTCAATCAATCTCCTGATCTCATGAGCTTTGGAGCCCCCATGAAAAATCTGAGATCTAATGAGATCCCAGTCCCAATACCATCCCGAGCTTCTCTCCATACCACAATTCCCAGTAGAAATCCCCAATACAGAAATAATTTGCATGGATGATAATAAGATAGAGAGAGAAACTTGGCTCACCCGAGCTCGCATGTGCTATAGAAGCACAGAACATGCTAGAAGGAGAGAGACGACCTGAGTTTCGGAGAGACATGACCGGATCTGTACTCTCTAGAGGACAATTTTCTTAATTTCGAAGACATTACAAGGCCTTTTCTGTAATTGTGCAAGCAGCCCCCCTTCTCACTGGACCATGTTTCTTAGATTTACATCCAAAGGCCCATAATACACCGGTGCAGCTGGTGCATAAGTTGTGCCGTTTCATAGGATACATTCTCCCCCTCCATGTTTGAAGTGGGCCCTTGTCCCTCCTTGCCCTAGCTTGAAGGGCATCGTACCATCGGCTGAAGGTGATATCACCTTAGGGCAAGAAAAGCATCCGACAATCATCCCACAATATAGAACCTGCCCACTTCACTGCATGAAGAAAATGGACAAAAAATGCCAATTTCTGGAACTTCAGCTAGGGCACAAAAAAATGCCAATTTATGAAACTTCAGCTAGGGCACCGTGCTAGATAGCATGATTCCCTGGCCTGAGGCGTCATATCTACCATGGTACCCTAGGCCAGCACATTATACTATCTAGCATGACGCCCTACCCTGGACGTCATAGAAAGAGACCAATTTGTGAAAAATTCAGATCTATCTAGTGCTGAAGTTTTAGAAAAGAGCCATGCATTTTGGTCCATTTTCATGTTGTAAGCCAAGGATATCATGTATAACATCCATTACAAAGGAGTTGCCATTACAACGCTGAGAAACATTACTAAGCCCACAAGAATAAACCTTGTGCTCATGTTGTCCCCAACACATCTGTACAAGTAAGGGAGGGGAATATATCCTCTCCCTGCCCAGGAAAGCTCACGGGCGACAACCACCAGTGAGAAAATGGAAGATTAAGGTGGAGAACAACTAACAAAAACTGCAGAGAAATCTGAATCGAATATAACTCAACACCATCACAATTTTTTTAACCATGCCGCTATCGCCTGCCGAGCACATGGACCAATGCATGCCCATGCCCCATCTCACCCTAATCGGAGGAAATTTACGCAGTTTAATAGGATTTGCATTGTATTTGGGCAGGAAGAATCAACCAAATGTGGGGCCTTCAGACATTTTGTCTTTGAAAACAATTCCATATATACCAACAAGGTAGAGGGCATGACATCCCAAATTCATCATTTGAAATTTTCTGAGAAAAAAGGCCGAACCAAACTGGGCTAACTTGAATCTATTTACTTTACTTCTATTTGAAACTACTCCTCCCGTCGGTCTcaaaagtttg
This region of Lolium perenne isolate Kyuss_39 chromosome 2, Kyuss_2.0, whole genome shotgun sequence genomic DNA includes:
- the LOC127334816 gene encoding ABC transporter F family member 1; protein product: MVSDASKKKAAQKKAAAAAKRGAKVPTPSSTSSSAKAAADALAAVHLSDRTCTAVLTSHPLSRDIHIESLTLTFHGHDLLVDTELELNYGRRYGLLGLNGCGKSCLLKAIGYRELPIPQHMDIYHLSHEIEASDMSALGAVISCDEERVKLEKEAEILAAQDDGGGEALERVYERLEAIDASTAEKRAAEILFGLGFNKQMQAKKTRDFSGGWRMRIALARALFMNPTILLLDEPTNHLDLEACVWLEETLKKFDRILVVISHSQDFLNGVCTNIIHMQNRKLKLYTGNFDQYIQTRSELEENQMKQYRWEQDQISAMKEYIARFGHGSAKLARQAQSKEKTLAKMERGGLTEKVARDRILTFRFTNVGKLPPPVLQFVEVTFGYTPENLIYKKLDFGVDLDSRVALVGPNGAGKSTLLKLMTGELVPLDGMVRRHNHLRIAQFHQHLAEKLDLELSALQYMLNEYPGNEEERMRAAIGRFGLSGKAQVMPMRNLSDGQRSRVIFAWLAWREPQLLLLDEPTNHLDIETIDSLAEALREWDGGLVLVSHDFRLINQVAEEIWVCENQAVTRWGGDIMEFKEHLRSKSGLSED